Proteins encoded by one window of Enterococcus faecalis:
- a CDS encoding RicAFT regulatory complex protein RicA family protein, whose product MKVKKMEPLNLDAQSNKELEKLLHLIGQDEVIQRYQAIEEKVKKNKKLTELVEEIKAAQKDAVQFAHYGKPTAEKEAIQRADAKTKEFDEHPLVVAYREQLIEANDLVQHVTALIQYRVNEELEKEGN is encoded by the coding sequence ATGAAGGTGAAAAAAATGGAGCCGTTGAATTTAGATGCACAAAGTAATAAAGAATTAGAAAAATTGTTACATTTAATTGGACAAGATGAAGTCATTCAGCGCTACCAAGCGATTGAAGAAAAGGTAAAGAAAAACAAAAAGCTGACAGAATTAGTGGAAGAAATTAAAGCTGCGCAAAAAGATGCGGTTCAATTTGCTCACTATGGCAAACCAACTGCTGAAAAAGAAGCCATTCAACGAGCTGATGCGAAAACAAAAGAGTTTGATGAGCACCCACTCGTTGTAGCCTACCGCGAACAACTGATCGAAGCCAATGACTTAGTCCAACATGTCACGGCGCTCATTCAATACCGCGTGAACGAAGAGCTAGAGAAGGAAGGGAATTAA
- a CDS encoding TIGR00282 family metallophosphoesterase has protein sequence MRILFIGDVVGSLGREALATYVPKLKKKYRPQVTIANGENAASGRGITGKIYKKFLQDGVDVVTMGNHTWDNKDIFEFIDDAKKMVRPANFPEDVPGQGMVFVKVNQLELAVINLQARTFMVPLEDPFKKAAELVAIARKRTPLIFVDFHGETTSEKQAMSWFLDGQVSAVVGTHTHVQTNDARILPKGTAFLSDVGMTGPYDGILGMKREPIIEKFMTALPKRFEVVETGRTILSACILEIDDQTGQAKMIEPIQISEDRPFQE, from the coding sequence TTGCGTATATTATTTATAGGAGATGTTGTCGGTTCTTTAGGAAGAGAAGCCCTAGCAACGTATGTCCCTAAATTAAAGAAAAAATATCGTCCACAAGTGACCATTGCCAATGGTGAAAATGCGGCATCTGGTCGGGGGATTACTGGCAAGATTTATAAGAAATTTTTGCAAGATGGTGTCGATGTTGTTACGATGGGTAACCATACGTGGGACAACAAGGATATCTTTGAATTCATTGATGATGCGAAGAAAATGGTTCGTCCAGCGAACTTTCCAGAAGATGTGCCTGGTCAAGGAATGGTTTTTGTGAAAGTCAATCAATTGGAACTAGCGGTGATTAATTTACAGGCCCGCACATTTATGGTGCCATTGGAAGATCCTTTCAAGAAAGCCGCCGAGCTAGTGGCTATCGCTCGCAAACGGACACCGCTCATTTTTGTGGATTTTCATGGCGAAACGACAAGCGAAAAACAAGCCATGAGCTGGTTTTTAGATGGCCAAGTTTCAGCCGTTGTTGGAACACATACGCATGTTCAAACAAATGACGCTCGGATTTTACCGAAAGGGACAGCCTTCTTAAGTGATGTCGGTATGACCGGACCTTATGATGGGATTCTAGGAATGAAGCGTGAACCGATTATTGAGAAGTTTATGACAGCATTGCCGAAGCGCTTTGAGGTAGTCGAAACAGGGCGGACGATTTTATCTGCCTGTATTTTAGAGATTGATGACCAAACGGGCCAAGCGAAGATGATTGAGCCGATTCAGATTAGCGAAGATCGCCCGTTTCAAGAATAA
- the rny gene encoding ribonuclease Y: MVLNILLAIVGLIVGLGLGFVIAKSRHDKAINGAKISASSILENARKESETLKKEALLEAKEENQKYRSEIESELKESRLELKSQENRLIQREQTLDRKDDSLEKREGSLEEKEEKLGARQQLIDEREKEVENLINQQHQELERIASLSKEEAKSIIMKSTEEELNHELTLMVKESEQRAKEESDRKAKNLLSLAIQRCAADSVSETTVSVVTLPNDEMKGRIIGREGRNIRTLETLTGIDLIIDDTPEAVVLSGFDPIRREIARMTLEKLIQDGRIHPARIEEMVEKSRKEMDERIREYGEQAAFEVGAHTLHPDLIKILGRLRFRTSYGQNVLNHSIEVAKLAGVLAAELGEDVQLAKRAGLLHDIGKALDHEIEGSHVEIGAELAAKYKENSVVINAIASHHGDVEATSVISVLVAAADALSAARPGARSESLENYIRRLENLENISNSFEGVDSSFAVQAGREVRVMVKPEEISDLESVRLVRDIRKKIEDDLDYPGHIKVTVIRETRAVDYAK; encoded by the coding sequence ATGGTTTTAAATATTCTCCTCGCTATCGTCGGTTTGATTGTCGGTCTTGGTTTAGGATTTGTTATTGCAAAGTCACGTCATGATAAAGCAATAAATGGTGCAAAAATTTCAGCGTCGAGTATTCTCGAGAACGCTCGGAAAGAATCAGAAACACTGAAAAAAGAAGCATTGCTAGAAGCTAAGGAAGAGAACCAGAAGTATCGTTCAGAAATTGAAAGTGAGTTGAAAGAAAGCAGATTAGAACTTAAATCTCAAGAAAATCGTTTAATTCAACGGGAACAAACGTTGGATCGTAAAGATGACTCTCTTGAAAAACGTGAAGGCTCACTGGAAGAAAAAGAAGAGAAACTTGGTGCTAGACAGCAATTAATTGATGAGCGAGAAAAAGAAGTAGAAAACTTAATTAATCAGCAACATCAAGAATTAGAACGAATTGCTTCCCTTTCAAAAGAAGAAGCAAAATCGATTATTATGAAGTCAACAGAAGAAGAGTTGAATCATGAACTAACCTTGATGGTCAAGGAGTCAGAACAACGTGCCAAAGAAGAATCTGATCGCAAAGCGAAGAACTTGCTTTCCCTAGCAATTCAACGTTGCGCCGCCGATTCTGTTTCTGAAACAACTGTTTCCGTGGTCACTTTACCAAATGATGAGATGAAAGGTCGCATTATTGGTCGTGAAGGACGTAATATTCGTACATTGGAAACATTAACAGGGATTGACTTAATCATTGATGATACGCCAGAAGCGGTTGTGTTATCCGGATTTGATCCAATCAGACGAGAAATCGCTCGAATGACCTTGGAAAAATTAATCCAAGATGGTCGGATTCATCCCGCTCGTATCGAAGAAATGGTAGAAAAATCACGTAAAGAAATGGATGAACGGATTCGTGAATACGGAGAACAAGCAGCCTTTGAAGTAGGTGCTCATACGTTACATCCTGATTTAATTAAAATTTTAGGCCGTTTACGTTTCAGAACAAGTTATGGTCAAAATGTCTTGAACCACTCAATCGAAGTAGCAAAACTGGCTGGCGTTTTAGCCGCCGAATTAGGCGAAGATGTTCAATTAGCCAAACGTGCAGGTTTACTACATGATATTGGGAAAGCATTGGATCATGAAATTGAAGGTTCTCACGTTGAGATTGGCGCAGAATTAGCTGCGAAATATAAAGAAAATTCAGTAGTTATTAATGCCATTGCCTCGCATCATGGTGATGTGGAAGCAACCTCAGTTATTTCTGTTTTAGTGGCAGCCGCAGATGCGTTATCTGCAGCCCGTCCAGGTGCACGTAGTGAATCGTTAGAAAACTACATTCGCCGCTTAGAAAACTTAGAAAATATTTCTAATAGTTTTGAAGGCGTGGATTCAAGTTTTGCTGTTCAAGCAGGACGTGAAGTTCGTGTCATGGTGAAACCAGAAGAAATTTCTGATTTAGAATCTGTTCGTTTAGTTCGAGACATTCGGAAGAAAATTGAAGATGACTTGGATTATCCAGGACATATCAAAGTAACGGTTATCCGTGAAACACGTGCCGTTGACTATGCGAAATAA
- the recA gene encoding recombinase RecA, translating into MADDRKVALDAALKKIEKNFGKGSIMKLGEKADQKISTIPSGSLALDVALGVGGYPRGRIIEVYGPESSGKTTVSLHAIAEVQRNGGTAAFIDAEHALDPQYAEKLGVNIDELLLSQPDTGEQGLEIADALVSSGAIDIVVIDSVAALVPRAEIDGEMGASHVGLQARLMSQALRKLSGSINKTKTIAIFINQIREKVGVMFGNPETTPGGRALKFYATVRLEVRRAEQLKQGTDIVGNRTKIKVVKNKVAPPFKVAEVDIMYGQGISQEGELLDMAVEKDLISKSGAWYGYKEERIGQGRENAKQYMADHPEMMAEVSKLVRDAYGIGDGSTITEEAEGQEELPLDE; encoded by the coding sequence TTGGCAGATGATCGTAAAGTGGCTTTAGATGCCGCACTGAAAAAAATTGAAAAGAACTTTGGGAAAGGCTCTATTATGAAATTAGGCGAAAAAGCTGATCAAAAAATTTCAACTATCCCTAGTGGTTCTTTAGCGTTAGATGTTGCACTGGGCGTAGGTGGGTATCCACGTGGCCGAATTATTGAAGTATATGGTCCTGAGAGTTCAGGTAAAACAACTGTTTCTTTACACGCAATTGCAGAAGTGCAACGAAATGGTGGAACAGCCGCTTTTATCGATGCTGAGCATGCATTGGATCCTCAATATGCGGAGAAACTAGGCGTTAACATCGATGAATTACTTTTATCTCAACCAGATACGGGCGAGCAAGGCTTAGAGATTGCCGATGCCTTAGTTTCAAGTGGTGCGATTGACATCGTTGTTATCGACTCGGTTGCTGCGTTAGTTCCTCGTGCAGAGATTGATGGTGAGATGGGAGCGAGCCATGTCGGCTTACAAGCTCGACTAATGTCTCAAGCACTACGTAAATTATCAGGCTCAATTAATAAGACAAAAACAATTGCTATTTTCATTAACCAAATTCGTGAAAAAGTTGGCGTGATGTTCGGAAATCCTGAAACAACTCCTGGTGGACGTGCATTGAAATTCTACGCAACGGTTCGTCTAGAAGTCCGTCGTGCAGAACAGTTAAAACAAGGAACAGACATCGTCGGTAACCGCACAAAAATTAAAGTCGTTAAAAACAAAGTGGCGCCACCATTTAAAGTGGCAGAAGTTGATATCATGTATGGCCAAGGGATTTCCCAAGAAGGCGAATTACTAGATATGGCTGTGGAAAAAGACCTTATCAGCAAAAGTGGTGCTTGGTATGGCTACAAAGAAGAACGAATTGGCCAAGGCCGTGAAAATGCCAAACAATACATGGCGGATCATCCTGAAATGATGGCAGAAGTGTCTAAATTGGTCCGTGATGCATACGGCATCGGTGACGGTTCAACCATTACAGAAGAAGCAGAAGGTCAAGAAGAATTACCCTTAGATGAATAA
- a CDS encoding competence/damage-inducible protein A codes for MKAEIIAVGTELLLGQVVNTNATFLSEELAALGIDVYYQTVVGDNGGRLETLLTEAEQRSDLIVLCGGLGPTEDDLTKQVVAQHLHKSLVEDQEGLNRLHQFFQQSKRPMTENNLRQVLAIEGGQVLQNPTGLAVGSFVTEGTTSYLLLPGPPNELIPMFQQAARPLLINAFPQEEQLISRVLRFYGIGESQLVTEIQSLIAHQTNPTIAPYAKPNEVTLRLTVKTKDLVAGEELLTATEEKVLAKVGDYFYGYGDDNSLAKVTVDLLLQNGQTVTAAESLTAGLFQSTLGEIAGASKIFKGGFVTYSQETKENFLGISHELLEEHGTVSEACAKEMAEKARQLAKSNYGLSFTGVAGDPIEGQPTGTVWIGLAEEGQPTIAECFHFNRDRNYIRQSAVMRGLDLLRHRIINKK; via the coding sequence ATGAAAGCAGAAATCATTGCAGTCGGAACAGAGTTATTACTGGGACAAGTAGTGAATACCAACGCCACCTTTTTATCAGAAGAGTTAGCTGCGCTAGGCATCGATGTTTACTATCAGACCGTTGTTGGTGATAACGGCGGCCGCTTAGAAACGCTACTAACAGAAGCAGAACAAAGAAGTGATTTAATTGTCCTTTGTGGAGGGCTAGGACCTACAGAAGACGATTTAACCAAGCAAGTTGTCGCACAACATCTCCATAAATCATTAGTAGAAGATCAAGAAGGATTGAACCGCTTACACCAGTTTTTCCAACAGTCTAAGCGGCCAATGACGGAAAATAATCTACGACAAGTGTTAGCCATTGAAGGTGGACAAGTTCTTCAAAACCCGACAGGATTAGCGGTTGGTTCTTTCGTAACAGAAGGCACAACAAGCTATTTGCTCTTACCAGGGCCGCCCAATGAATTAATTCCGATGTTCCAACAAGCGGCACGACCTTTATTGATTAATGCGTTTCCACAAGAAGAACAATTGATTTCAAGAGTCTTGCGTTTTTATGGCATTGGTGAATCACAGCTGGTGACCGAGATTCAATCGTTGATTGCGCACCAAACGAATCCAACCATTGCGCCTTATGCTAAGCCTAATGAAGTGACACTTCGTTTAACAGTTAAAACAAAAGACTTAGTAGCTGGCGAAGAATTATTAACAGCGACGGAAGAAAAGGTTTTAGCTAAAGTGGGAGACTATTTTTATGGGTATGGGGATGACAATAGTTTAGCCAAGGTAACAGTGGATTTGTTATTACAAAACGGACAAACCGTCACGGCTGCTGAGAGCCTCACCGCTGGCCTATTCCAAAGTACACTGGGGGAAATTGCGGGTGCTTCGAAGATTTTTAAGGGAGGCTTCGTGACGTATTCGCAAGAAACAAAAGAGAACTTTTTAGGAATTTCTCATGAACTTTTAGAAGAACATGGCACGGTAAGTGAAGCGTGTGCCAAAGAAATGGCAGAGAAAGCGCGTCAGTTAGCTAAATCTAACTATGGTTTATCATTTACTGGGGTCGCTGGTGACCCAATCGAAGGTCAACCGACAGGCACTGTTTGGATTGGGCTGGCGGAAGAAGGCCAACCAACCATTGCAGAATGTTTCCATTTTAACCGTGACCGAAATTATATTAGACAGAGTGCGGTTATGCGAGGGTTAGATCTTTTGCGGCACCGAATCATTAATAAAAAATAA